One Pseudomonas sp. AN-1 genomic region harbors:
- a CDS encoding lipopolysaccharide biosynthesis protein codes for MNIRKIAQFAIGPIGSAALGFVTLPIITWFYSAEDIGRIAMLQVISSLCILLLSLGLDQAYVREYYEAEQKPALLKATLTPGLLLLTITLGITLLIPGVVSKVLFSIDSSEISWLVGVCLLAGFASRFLSLVLRMQEKGLAFSISQVLPKALFLMVIGSYYLLTLGFDFFHLVIAHTISILAATLVLAWNTRTEWLVMLNQRIDFIQLKKMLRFGMPLIIGGIAYWGLTTMDKLFLRNFSTFEELGIYSVASNFAAAAIIFQSVFSTVWAPTAYKWAAEGIKNEKIDQVTEYVLAVVVFAFAFAGLFSWVVTYLLPEKYDRVQHILVACIAYPLFYTLSETTSIGIGITRKSTYAMLASLTSAFTNLIGNYLLVPIYGAEGAAISTAIAFWIFLVCRTELSCFAWRKFRRLKLYALTLTCLISAIAQTSLHKAHNEFIFIIWITIGLIATLSMKKTLKAAKIKISNHIKKQQIPRPGNQN; via the coding sequence TTGAATATCAGAAAGATTGCTCAATTCGCAATTGGCCCTATCGGCAGTGCCGCCCTTGGTTTCGTTACCCTGCCGATCATCACTTGGTTCTATTCGGCCGAAGATATCGGCCGAATAGCCATGCTTCAAGTGATATCCAGCCTCTGCATCTTGCTACTTAGCCTCGGATTAGATCAGGCCTATGTACGGGAGTACTACGAAGCTGAACAGAAGCCCGCGCTGCTCAAAGCAACACTCACGCCAGGCCTTTTGCTATTGACGATTACTCTGGGTATTACCCTGCTGATCCCTGGCGTAGTTTCTAAGGTACTGTTCTCCATCGACAGTTCTGAAATTAGTTGGCTGGTCGGTGTATGTCTGCTGGCTGGCTTTGCCTCCAGGTTCCTTTCCCTGGTTTTGCGGATGCAGGAGAAAGGGCTGGCGTTTTCCATCAGTCAGGTCTTGCCCAAAGCCCTCTTTCTCATGGTCATCGGCAGCTACTATTTGCTGACACTCGGCTTTGACTTCTTCCATCTGGTTATTGCCCACACGATATCAATTCTGGCAGCAACCCTGGTGCTTGCTTGGAACACCCGCACGGAATGGCTGGTCATGCTCAACCAGCGCATAGACTTCATTCAACTTAAAAAAATGCTGCGCTTCGGTATGCCCCTTATCATAGGCGGTATCGCCTACTGGGGGCTGACTACGATGGACAAATTGTTCCTACGCAATTTCTCCACTTTCGAGGAATTGGGCATCTACTCAGTTGCCTCGAATTTTGCCGCCGCTGCGATCATCTTTCAGAGTGTATTCTCAACCGTCTGGGCTCCAACAGCTTACAAATGGGCCGCTGAGGGTATAAAAAATGAAAAGATCGATCAGGTAACCGAGTACGTATTGGCTGTCGTTGTGTTTGCTTTCGCTTTTGCTGGTCTTTTTTCATGGGTCGTCACGTATCTTCTCCCAGAAAAATATGATCGCGTGCAGCACATCCTCGTAGCATGCATAGCCTACCCGCTTTTTTACACACTATCAGAGACGACATCAATTGGTATTGGAATAACGAGAAAAAGCACCTATGCCATGCTGGCGTCACTGACTTCAGCTTTTACCAATCTTATTGGCAACTACCTACTGGTACCAATCTATGGCGCAGAAGGTGCTGCCATTTCCACAGCAATTGCATTCTGGATATTTCTTGTTTGTCGCACGGAACTCTCATGCTTCGCATGGCGAAAATTCCGAAGACTCAAGCTATATGCACTCACCCTAACATGCCTGATCTCCGCCATCGCTCAAACAAGCCTCCACAAAGCTCACAATGAATTCATATTCATCATATGGATCACAATAGGATTAATAGCCACACTCTCCATGAAAAAAACACTAAAAGCTGCAAAAATAAAAATATCGAACCACATTAAGAAACAGCAAATTCCCCGACCAGGCAATCAAAATTGA
- a CDS encoding acyltransferase: MTYYTEDQLLSMGFKSLGKNVKISDKASIYNTEAIEIGDNSRIDDFCVISGKIKIGSYCHITPMCLIAGGEPGVFLSDFCTLAYGVKVFSQSDDYSGETLTNSLIPKKYKSEKFSSIKLEKHVIIGAGSIIFPGVTLAEGCSVGAMSLVNKSTQPWGIYVGNPARRLKDRKKDLLELERQFMEEQSQ; encoded by the coding sequence ATGACCTACTACACAGAAGATCAACTTTTGAGCATGGGCTTCAAGAGTCTTGGGAAAAATGTCAAGATTAGCGACAAAGCCAGCATCTACAACACCGAGGCAATAGAGATAGGGGATAACTCCAGAATAGACGACTTTTGCGTAATTTCTGGAAAAATAAAAATAGGCTCATATTGCCACATAACCCCTATGTGCCTTATTGCGGGCGGCGAGCCCGGAGTATTCCTATCGGACTTCTGCACCCTCGCATATGGCGTGAAAGTTTTCTCCCAATCAGATGATTACAGCGGAGAAACATTAACAAACTCTCTGATACCAAAAAAATACAAATCTGAAAAATTTAGTTCAATCAAGCTCGAAAAACATGTAATCATTGGCGCAGGATCGATAATCTTCCCAGGGGTCACTTTAGCTGAAGGCTGCTCAGTCGGTGCTATGTCTCTTGTAAACAAAAGCACACAACCTTGGGGGATTTATGTAGGGAACCCGGCTCGCCGACTGAAAGATAGAAAAAAAGACCTCCTGGAACTGGAAAGACAATTCATGGAAGAGCAGAGCCAATGA
- the rffA gene encoding dTDP-4-amino-4,6-dideoxygalactose transaminase, with amino-acid sequence MIPFNKPPYTGNEDQHVLAAMRSSKISGDGEFSKRCQGWFEAGTGCQKALLTPSCTHALEMAAILIDVQPGDEIIMPSYTFVSTANAFVLRGAKIVFVDIRPDTMNIDENLIEAAITEKTKAIVPVHYAGVACEMDTIMAIAERHQLFVIEDAAQGMMSSYKGRQLGSIGHLGAYSFHETKNYTSGGEGGLLLINDERFINRAEIIREKGTNRSQFFRGMVDKYSWVDVGSSYLPSEIQAAYLWGQLEKAEEINSNRLRTWNYYQKALVSLARDCKIVLPNHPVECIHNAHMFYLKVKNLDERTSLLDHLKNNGVLAVFHYIPLHSATVGPKFSRFHGEDNFTTTESERLIRLPIWHGMSTGDVQKVVQSVFEFFA; translated from the coding sequence ATGATCCCATTCAACAAGCCCCCTTACACTGGTAACGAAGATCAGCACGTACTCGCCGCCATGCGCAGCAGCAAGATCAGCGGCGATGGTGAGTTCAGCAAGCGCTGCCAGGGATGGTTTGAAGCCGGAACCGGTTGCCAGAAGGCATTGCTGACCCCCTCATGCACGCACGCCTTGGAAATGGCAGCCATCCTGATCGATGTACAGCCCGGCGATGAGATAATCATGCCCAGCTATACATTTGTTAGTACGGCAAATGCGTTCGTCTTGCGTGGTGCTAAAATAGTTTTTGTCGATATCCGCCCGGACACCATGAATATCGATGAAAACTTGATCGAAGCTGCAATCACAGAAAAGACCAAAGCCATCGTTCCCGTGCACTATGCCGGCGTAGCCTGTGAAATGGATACGATTATGGCAATCGCTGAGCGTCATCAGCTTTTCGTCATCGAAGATGCCGCACAAGGTATGATGTCCAGCTACAAAGGCCGCCAACTGGGCAGCATTGGCCATCTGGGTGCTTACAGCTTCCATGAAACCAAGAATTATACCAGCGGTGGCGAAGGTGGATTGCTGCTTATCAATGATGAGCGATTCATCAATCGTGCAGAAATCATCCGTGAGAAAGGCACAAACCGTAGCCAATTTTTCCGCGGCATGGTCGACAAGTACAGCTGGGTAGATGTTGGCAGCAGCTACCTTCCGAGCGAAATACAGGCCGCCTATCTATGGGGGCAACTCGAGAAGGCGGAAGAAATCAACTCGAACCGCCTGAGAACCTGGAACTATTACCAGAAGGCACTGGTGTCTCTCGCCAGAGATTGCAAAATAGTCTTGCCCAATCATCCAGTCGAATGTATTCACAATGCCCACATGTTCTATCTCAAGGTCAAAAACCTTGACGAGCGCACTTCCCTGCTGGATCACCTGAAGAACAATGGCGTGCTTGCTGTTTTCCACTACATACCACTGCACTCTGCGACCGTCGGCCCCAAATTCAGCCGCTTCCATGGAGAGGATAATTTTACAACAACAGAAAGTGAGCGACTAATCCGCCTACCCATCTGGCATGGCATGTCCACTGGAGACGTGCAGAAAGTCGTGCAGTCTGTCTTTGAGTTCTTCGCTTGA
- a CDS encoding TDP-N-acetylfucosamine:lipid II N-acetylfucosaminyltransferase: MILHVASLDKFIPPFIDFLAKNFDSSQHRFWLNGDRNRYPYQDNTSTYQVKPGFLGEATAYLRLAMELNRAEKVILHGLFDPKIIIILSSMPWLLRNCYWIIWGGDLYVRNLEKKNWKWHLGELFRSFVIKRIGHLVTYIEGDVDLARKWYGATGKHHECLMYTSNLYSDPNAISSHKKTINIQVGNSADPSNNHIEALKKLLPYKDSDIKIHVPLSYGDQAYASTVIRQGSEWFGEKLKPLTDFMPLEEYLELLGDIDIAMFNHRRQQAMGNTITLLGLGKKVFLRSDVTPWKMFKKNKITVYDIEDFDISPMDTEISKKNQEFIREHFSREKLALQLKEVFES; this comes from the coding sequence GTGATACTTCATGTAGCAAGCCTCGACAAGTTCATTCCTCCGTTCATTGATTTTCTAGCCAAGAACTTTGACTCTTCTCAGCATCGTTTCTGGCTTAACGGTGATAGAAATCGATACCCCTACCAAGACAATACGAGCACATACCAAGTAAAGCCTGGATTCCTTGGAGAGGCCACGGCTTATCTTCGGCTTGCGATGGAATTAAATAGAGCAGAAAAGGTAATTCTTCACGGACTTTTTGATCCAAAAATAATTATTATATTAAGCAGCATGCCCTGGCTGCTCAGGAATTGTTACTGGATTATCTGGGGTGGTGACCTTTACGTCCGCAACCTAGAAAAAAAAAACTGGAAGTGGCATCTCGGAGAGCTTTTTCGCTCCTTTGTAATAAAGCGAATTGGCCACTTGGTAACTTACATTGAAGGAGACGTGGATTTAGCCAGGAAATGGTACGGCGCAACAGGTAAGCATCATGAATGCCTGATGTACACAAGCAACCTGTACAGCGATCCAAACGCAATAAGTAGCCATAAAAAAACAATCAATATACAGGTTGGAAACTCGGCAGACCCAAGCAACAACCACATCGAAGCTCTGAAGAAACTTTTGCCATACAAAGATAGCGACATCAAGATTCATGTGCCGCTTTCATATGGCGACCAAGCATATGCAAGCACCGTCATTCGCCAAGGCTCAGAATGGTTTGGTGAAAAACTCAAGCCACTCACCGACTTCATGCCACTTGAAGAGTACCTCGAACTGCTTGGCGATATTGATATTGCCATGTTCAACCACCGACGCCAGCAAGCCATGGGAAACACAATAACCCTTCTAGGGCTCGGCAAGAAAGTTTTTCTTCGCAGCGACGTAACGCCTTGGAAAATGTTCAAGAAAAATAAGATCACCGTATACGACATAGAAGACTTCGATATATCGCCAATGGATACAGAAATCAGCAAGAAAAACCAGGAATTCATCAGGGAACACTTTTCAAGAGAAAAACTTGCACTCCAGCTAAAAGAAGTTTTCGAGAGCTAA